The following are from one region of the Oncorhynchus tshawytscha isolate Ot180627B linkage group LG24, Otsh_v2.0, whole genome shotgun sequence genome:
- the LOC112223797 gene encoding UDP-glucuronosyltransferase 2A1-like yields MSGLNGVTGFVLAVSVAFLGGPPGALGGNILIFPLDGSHWVNMNLLIEGLHARGHQVTVVRSASSWYIKESSPHYRSISITVPGGMDIEKQDFFASFLVKMLQIQREGASPLAFVSFYSYMLSALSGMHQQASQFVVEMFENKALMQSLRDSQYDVVLLDPGLPVGVLVAHKLGLPTVFNVRWITSGEGHFVVAPSPMSYVPTAGYASSDKMTFCQRVGNVFIYLLNMIIDMFVISPHYDRLVKNYFEPGTNFYHLLQGTDLWLMRVDFVFEFPRPTMPNIVYIGGFQCKPSKPLPTELEEFVQSSGEHGVILMSLGTLVKGLPVEITSEIAAAFAQLPQKVIWRHMGKQPIGLGNNTLLVNWMPQNDLLGHPKVKAFVAHGGTNGLYEAMYHGVPVVGLPLLFDQFENVLRLEVRGAAKVLEVTKISSQSFLEAVQEVLHNPSYRTSMERLSSLHRDKPMHPLDTALFWIEFVMRHKGAAHLRTESYKMPWYSYHSLDVIGFLLAVLFVLVAITVGSIYFLCLRLCRKRKPKQE; encoded by the coding sequence ATGAGTGGCCTGAACGGGGTGACCGGTTTCGTCCTTGCGGTTTCGGTGGCCTTCCTCGGTGGCCCTCCAGGGGCTCTTGGGGGCAACATCCTCATCTTCCCCTTGGATGGCAGCCACTGGGTCAACATGAACCTCCTGATCGAGGGACTTCACGCCCGGGGTCACCAGGTCACTGTGGTGCGCTCGGCCAGCAGTTGGTACATCAAGGAGTCGTCGCCCCACTACCGCTCTATCTCCATCACTGTGCCTGGGGGCATGGACATTGAAAAACAAGACTTCTTTGCGTCCTTCCTCGTCAAAATGCTGCAGATCCAAAGGGAAGGCGCATCGCCTTTGGCTTTTGTGTCCTTCTACTCGTACATGCTGTCGGCGTTGTCAGGAATGCACCAGCAGGCCAGTCAGTTTGTGGTGGAGATGTTTGAGAACAAGGCTTTGATGCAGAGCCTGAGGGATAGCCAGTACGACGTGGTACTCTTGGACCCGGGGCTACCCGTCGGGGTCCTGGTCGCCCATAAGCTTGGGCTACCCACTGTCTTCAATGTTCGCTGGATCACCAGCGGAGAGGGGCATTTCGTGGTGGCCCCCTCGCCCATGTCCTATGTCCCCACCGCTGGTTATGCCTCTTCGGACAAAATGACCTTCTGCCAGAGAGTTGGGAATGTGTTCATCTACCTCCTCAACATGATCATTGATATGTTTGTGATCAGCCCACACTACGATAGGCTGGTGAAGAATTACTTTGAGCCAGGTACAAACTTCTACCACCTTCTGCAGGGGACGGACCTCTGGCTCATGCGGGTGGACTTTGTGTTCGAGTTCCCCCGGCCCACCATGCCCAACATTGTCTACATTGGAGGCTTCCAATGTAAACCCTCTAAACCTCTACCGACAGAGCTGGAGGAGTTTGTCCAGAGCTCGGGAGAACACGGGGTTATCTTGATGTCACTGGGAACTCTTGTCAAAGGCTTGCCCGTGGAGATCACCTCGGAGATCGCCGCCGCTTTTGCCCAACTTCCCCAGAAGGTCATCTGGAGGCACATGGGCAAGCAACCCATCGGCCTGGGCAACAACACCCTGCTGGTCAATTGGATGCCCCAGAACGACCTCCTGGGCCACCCCAAGGTCAAGGCCTTTGTGGCCCACGGTGGCACCAATGGCCTTTACGAAGCCATGTACCACGGGGTGCCGGTGGTGGGGCTTCCGCTGCTCTTCGACCAGTTCGAGAACGTCTTACGCCTGGAGGTGCGTGGAGCGGCCAAGGTGCTTGAAGTCACCAAGATCTCCAGCCAGAGCTTCTTGGAGGCTGTACAGGAAGTCCTCCACAATCCGTCCTACAGGACCAGTATGGAGCGGCTCTCAAGCCTGCACCGGGACAAGCCCATGCATCCTCTGGACACCGCCCTCTTCTGGATTGAATTTGTGATGAGACACAAAGGGGCCGCCCACCTGCGAACAGAGTCTTACAAGATGCCCTGGTACTCCTATCATTCACTGGATGTGATTGGATTCCTACTGGCTGTTTTGTTTGTGCTGGTAGCCATTACTGTGGGTTCAATCTACTTCCTGTGCCTCAGACTATGCAGGAAGCGTAAACCCAAACAGGAGTAA
- the LOC112223796 gene encoding endonuclease domain-containing 1 protein, whose amino-acid sequence MLTRMAYLHAVGLALLALGGWLSLCAADVGDFAPCLNFFYRSWPPKGLSGTPICQRYGNQYHFASLYSRPRRSPRFSAYMFSPPEGKRPPANWMFEPQLANATADGNMTPFPLGELDPNVVNSQAVQLDYTNSSYTRGHLNPSLHHRTQEDRLSTFTLTNVVPQKVGSNNGPWETLENQVSHTLGSYCLGVAYVVTGVIPYLDNKHWIKGHRVAVPEYMWSAYCCPKYNKSLLNKVNLSKVFPTYAAIGRNDPNSTEEIVPIDKSSHKCFWGYDVRRMPLDTLEMYLKERFGTVISVFYEQCSGVK is encoded by the exons ATGTTAACCAGAATGGCATATCTTCATGCTGTGGGTTTGGCCCTTCTAGCTCTGGGAGGCTGGTTGTCCCTTTGTGCTGCTGATGTGGGGGACTTCGCCCCATGTCTGAACTTCTTCTACAGGTCGTGGCCCCCCAAGGGTCTGTCAGGGACCCCCATCTGTCAGCGCTATGGGAACCAGTACCACTTCGCCTCGCTGTACAGCCGCCCACGACGCTCGCCAAGGTTCTCTGCCTACATGTTCAGCCCGCCAGAAGGGAAAAGGCCCCCAGCAAACTGGATGTTTGAGCCACAG TTAGCCAACGCCACAGCGGATGGCAACATGACCCCCTTCCCACTAGGTGAGCTGGACCCGAATGTGGTGAACAGCCAGGCCGTTCAGCTGGACTATACCAACTCCTCCTACACTCGGGGGCACCTCAACCCCAGCCTTCACCACCGGACCCAGGAGGACCGCTTGTCCACCTTCACCCTGACCAACGTGGTCCCTCAGAAGGTTGGCTCCAACAACGGGCCCTGGGAGACACTGGAGAACCAGGTCAGCCACACTCTCGGCTCCTACTGCCTCGGTGTGGCCTACGTTGTGACGGGGGTTATTCCCTACCTGGACAACAAGCACTGGATCAAGGGTCATCGAGTGGCAGTGCCGGAGTACATGTGGTCAGCCTACTGTTGTCCTAAGTACAACAAGAGTCTACTTAACAAGGTTAATCTTAGCAAGGTTTTCCCCACGTATGCTGCTATTGGACGCAATGACCCAAACAGCACAGAAGAGATTGTGCCCATTGACAAAAGCAGTCACAAATGTTTCTGGGGTTACGATGTAAGGCGTATGCCTCTGGATACGTTGGAGATGTACCTGAAGGAGCGATTTGGGACCGTCATCAGTGTGTTTTATGAACAATGCTCTGGGGTAAAATGA